The Castor canadensis chromosome 13, mCasCan1.hap1v2, whole genome shotgun sequence genome has a window encoding:
- the Cimip2b gene encoding ciliary microtubule inner protein 2B, whose protein sequence is MLMYLPCPCPPGFVPQAPFIFTKNCSQVWAEALNDFTQRHGNQRSEELPEEAKGDQGLEAEKTELKQEASPYSMDDKDPRKFFMSGFTGYVPHARFLFGSSFPVLTNQALLEFGQKYRQGRAQKDPKPLPPLPRTYLQNLGLLPHYGGYVPGYKFQIGHTFGHLTSQKQLLA, encoded by the exons ATGCTCATGTATCTTCCTTGCCCTTGCCCACCAGGATTTGTACCTCAGGCACCGTTCATCTTTACCAAGAACTGCAGCCAGGTCTGGGCTGAGGCTCTGAATGATTTTACTCAGCGGCATGGGAATCAGAGGAGCGAAGAGCTGCCAGAGGAGGCCAAGGGAGACCAAGGACTGGAGGCAGAGAAGACAGAGCTGAAGCAGGAG GCATCCCCCTACTCCATGGATGATAAAGACCCTCGGAAGTTCTTCATGTCAG GCTTCACTGGCTATGTGCCCCATGCTCGCTTCCTCTTTGGCTCCAGCTTCCCTGTGCTCACCAACCAAGCATTGCTGGAATTTGGGCAAAAGTACAGACAGGGCAGAGCCCAGAAGGATCCCAAACCTCTCCCTCCACTTCCTAGGACCTACCTTCAGAACCTGGGTCTTCTACCTCATTACGGGGGCTATGTGCCAG GGTATAAGTTCCAGATTGGCCACACATTTGGGCACCTCACTTCCCAGAAGCAGCTCCTGGCTTAG